The genomic stretch AAGATAAAGTAAAACCAATGGTGTTAACTGAATAAGCATGTTAATAGGATTAACACTTACCGAAAACGAAGAAAAGAAGATGTTAGCACCACAACTGACACAGCAACACAGCAACACGACTTCGTGAGAGAAACAGCAACACAACAAATTAATTctgtaaaaatagattattaaacaAAATCAAGATTTTCTCTTAATCTAGGGTGATCAATTGATTCTGTAAAATGTATTGATTCTGTAAAATGTATTTTTCGTAATGACGAATCATATAAGCATATGAATATAAACCCAGGTTACCTTCAGTTATATGAACAAAAACAAGTTACAATAGAAGCGATTTCAGAATGCCGAAGAAGAAGATATAAACCCAGATGCGATTTCAGAAGCTATTTTTTGTGCGATTCAAAAGCGATTTCGTGAGAGAAGAAACGATTTCGTGATTTCTGTAGGGTTTAGAAGCGATTTTGTGAGAAGATAGGGTTTATCATTTGAGAAAAATAAGCGATTTTCGAGAGAGAAGAAAGAAATTAACGATActgattgttattattttttttaatttcaattttgaaaggctactaaagcgcttctgaaaagcgctctcatagcctggtctataccagcgcttttgagtaaaaagcgctctcattaaaccccccctatagcagcgctttgaaaagcgctttaatagacaaccctaccagagcgcttttgaaaagcgctctcataccccccttaccagagcgctttttaaaagcgctctcatacccccccccccctaccagagcgctttttttcatcattttccctttgtttattaatttgtttttagcgaaccctacgagagcgcttttgtctaaaagcgctttagtagctgcgctgctacagcttaattTTGGCGTAGTGATTATTACTTTTCTAATGGTGAGTTGCTCACAAACTCCATGCATAAACCACTTTCATTTCTTCAAATACTAGTTGTGATATTCTATCTCTATTTTGCttgtaaaaaattattataatgttaTTATATATTCTCTATTTTTCTTGTAAACAAATGATTACTAATGTTAATATATTATCAAATGCAGCTTCTGCTAGTGGCAAGCAACTAATGCTGAAACGTTACCACCTCAATTTTACTGGAAGTCCGTACTCCCTAACTCTCCAATTCCAAAAGCCATAACTAATTTGTTGCCCAACTCTCCAATGTCAAAAGCCATCACTAATATCCTACTCCCTGGTCAGTATTATACTCTAAAATTTTTACCTATACAATAATATCTTTAAACTCTTATTACACTTTAATATATAGATGTAAATTTTCTTTCATATATGtttcaaattatttacttttGAAGTTTAATTCCTCTCTTAAATAGGTGTAGATGTAATGTCTGTAGAGTTACCTAATGCATTTTCTTACCATCATGCTACAAATGAGGTTGCTGTAAAGTCTGCGGAATCATCTAATGCATTTTCTTACTATCATGCTGCAAGTAAGACTAATCTAAATTCTAGAGAAACACCTAATGCATTTTCTTACTATGCTGCTAGTGAGCCTGATGTAAATTCCGGAGAATTATCCAATGCATTTTCTTACCATCATGCTGCAAGTAAGACTAATCTAAATTCTAGAGAACCACCTAATGCATTTTCTTACTATGCTGCTAGTGAGCCTGATGTAAATTCCGGAGAATTATCCAATGCATTTTCTTACCATCATGATGCAAGTAAGCCAGATGTAAATTCCGAAGAATTATCTAATGCATTTTCTTACCATCATGCTGCTAGTGAGCCTGATGTAAATTCCGGAGAATTATCCAATGCATTTTCTTACCATCATGATGCAAGTAAACCAGATGTAAATTCCGAAGAATTATCTAATGCATTTTCTTACAATCATGCTGCTAGTGAGTCTGATGTAAATTCAAGAGAATTATCTAATGCATTTTCTTACCATCATGCTGCAAATGAGGCTGGTGTGAAGTCTGCAGAATTACCAAATGCATTTTCTTTCCATCATACTGCAAGTAAGCCTGATGTAAGTTCCGAACAATTACCTAATGCATTTTCTTACCATCATGCTGCAAGTAAGCCTGATGCAAGTTCTGGAGAATTATCTAATTGATTTTCTTACCATCATGCTGCTAGTGAGCCTCATATAAAGAGAATTATCTAATGCATTTTCTTACCATCATGCTGCTAGTGAGCCTGATATAAATTCTTTAGAATTACCAAATGCATTCTTACCATCATGCTGCAAGTAAGCCTGATGTAAATTCTAAAGAATTACCTAACGGGTTTGGTTACCATCATGCGGCAAGTGAGACTGGTGTGAAGTCCGAAGAATCACCTAATGGGTTCGGTTACCATCATTCTGCAAGTGAGGCTAATTTAAATTCTCGAAAATTACCTAATGGATTTGGTTACCATCATGTTGCAGGCGAGACTCAATTGCATCATAAACCACATGCAACAATCTTCTTTTTTGAAAAGGAATTGCACCATGGGACAAAATCATACATTAGATTTGCCAAAACCAATCCAAATAATGAAGCAAAATTCTTGCCTAGAGAAGTTGCTAGTTCAATACCTTTTTCATCAAAAAAGTTGGAATACATACTCAATAAGCTGAACATCAAGAAAGGGACAAAGGGTGCTCACATTGTGAACAACACAATCACTGACTGTGAAGTGGATAGCATCAAAGGAGAAGAAAAACTTTGTGTAACATCATTGGAGTCTATGATTGATTTCTCTATTTCTAAAATTGGGAAAAATcttgaggctgtttcgacagaaATGTATAAAGAGAGTGACTTTCAGCAATATAAAATAATAACACAAGGAGTGAAGAGGTTGGGGGAGAAGAACAAAGTTGTTGTGTGCCACAAACAGAATTACCCTTACGCAGTATTTTTCTGTCACACAACAGATACAACTAAAGTTTACTCAGTGCCTTTAGAGGGTGTTGATGGAAGCAGAGTTAAAGCTATTGTCGTGTGTCACACTGATACATCGCAATGGAACCCAAAACATTTTGCATTTTTAGAACTCAAAGTTAAAGTTGGAACTGCTCCAATTTGCCACCTACTACCTCAGGATCATGTTGCTTGGATTGCCAAGTAGAACAACTCTTTTTTCCGCTTCAACATTTAGGTAACATTTAGGTGTGTTGTGTTTTCTTATGATGTATGGTTACAAGTGTGTTATTTGTTTTACTTTGATGTCTTTACTATGAGG from Vicia villosa cultivar HV-30 ecotype Madison, WI linkage group LG4, Vvil1.0, whole genome shotgun sequence encodes the following:
- the LOC131598408 gene encoding BURP domain-containing protein 9-like, with translation MDWQATNAETLPPQFYWKSVLPNSPIPKAITNLLPNSPMSKAITNILLPGVDVMSVELPNAFSYHHATNEVAVKSAESSNAFSYYHAASKTNLNSRETPNAFSYYAASEPDVNSGELSNAFSYHHAASKTNLNSREPPNAFSYYAASEPDVNSGELSNAFSYHHDASKPDVNSEELSNAFSYHHAASEPDVNSGELSNAFSYHHDASKPDVNSEELSNAFSYNHAASESDVNSRELSNAFSYHHAANEAGVKSAELPNAFSFHHTASKPDVSSEQLPNAFSYHHAASKPDASSGELSNNYQMHSYHHAASKPDVNSKELPNGFGYHHAASETGVKSEESPNGFGYHHSASEANLNSRKLPNGFGYHHVAGETQLHHKPHATIFFFEKELHHGTKSYIRFAKTNPNNEAKFLPREVASSIPFSSKKLEYILNKLNIKKGTKGAHIVNNTITDCEVDSIKGEEKLCVTSLESMIDFSISKIGKNLEAVSTEMYKESDFQQYKIITQGVKRLGEKNKVVVCHKQNYPYAVFFCHTTDTTKVYSVPLEGVDGSRVKAIVVCHTDTSQWNPKHFAFLELKVKVGTAPICHLLPQDHVAWIAK